The following proteins come from a genomic window of Drosophila sulfurigaster albostrigata strain 15112-1811.04 chromosome X, ASM2355843v2, whole genome shotgun sequence:
- the LOC133847103 gene encoding coronin-7 isoform X1: protein MAWRFKASKYKNAAPIVPKAEACVREICVGSYQTYGNNIAASAAFMAFNWEHSGASVAVLPLDDCGRKSKTMPLLHGHTDTVTDLKFSPFHDGLLATASQDCLVKIWHIPEKGLEQSLSDPEAVFSHKQRRVETVGFHPTADGLMYSTAAGCVALFDIATQKEIFSNNEHPEVIQSASWREDGTVLATSCKDKCVRIFDPRAEGSPIQMLAESHQSIKDSRVVWLGNQSRILTTGFDAARLRQVIIRDIRNFNTPEKTLELDCSTGILMPLFDPDTNMLFLAGKGDTTINYLEITDKDPYLIEGLRHTGEQTKGACLVPKRALKVMEAEVNRVLQLTSNMVIPIMYQVPRKTYRDFHADLYPETTGYKTELIASEWLVGTNQPVPKMNLDPAKREHGDEPIIIHRGNLSDFVKNLENQRAKGKCHVVMLRSKCDEKNGNGNNGNANGNGNNGNGNESHNNSDSSNNTKKNNSQECSLSQSELIRKFEAKYKTDSEKDIVHQVDEKESPTEHSTGSSEEASSSAGLDTNSASGSHSPPKPMPRTSRNNSLPEATTPQGSSGGDSAGEGNTPRPRPRTTAAAAYKPRLGPKPFSSNTGDVSFDKVFAVPVAPGSHENISSVGQENCSETPTQGAKPDLIVEIEIKKNHEREPNVAGNGNGNGNGNGVQKSLTTSERRKSSADDDESSDKIFEQNSESSENSTEGEDRTDADLRRFSAVRSSIAERRRVYESRSKSQVDEKAQSPVPLRRESSKVEPLKPSGNSNVIPSAGIDSKRISVPEGKLLEEHRRGNGAAGLKKSATEAAFSAASTKRTSTVFGKVSKFRHLKGTPGHKSTHIENLRNLSRQIPGECNGFHANHERVAVPLSGPGGKIAIFELSRPGRLPDGVIPSLVNGSNIMDFQWDPFDAQRLAVACDDGIVKLWRIDEGGLSEPTNAPQGELTAHLDKIYFIRFHPLAADVLLTASYDMTIKLWNLRTMQEMCTLTGHTDQIFDFAWSPCGKLGASVCKDGKIRVYNPRKSETPIREGNGPVGTRGARITWALEGHYIVCTGFDKVSERQISVYNAQKLTAPLNTASLDVSPSILIPYYDEDSSTLFVTGKGDSTIYCYEITDEEPYICPLSHHRCSSLHQGLSFLTKNHCDVASVEFSKAYRLTNTTIEPLSFTVPRIKSELFQDDLFPPTRITWSATLSADDWFGCNDKAAAKVSLKPEGMDTLSSIQQVPAAVKKPDHSQFASKSDYESNKQQEIQKSVSARMEYTTKLEQDEMEGVDENEWQE from the exons atGGCGTGGCGCTTCAAGGCTTCGAAGTACAAAAATGCCGCGCCCATTGTGCCAAAGGCGGAGGCGTGTGTTCGCGAGATTTGCGTGGGCAGCTATCAGACGTATGGCAACAATATCGCCGCCTCGGCCGCCTTCATGGCCTTCAATTGGGAGCATAGCGGCGCCAGTGTTGCCGTGCTGCCGCTCGACGATTGCggacgcaaaagcaaaacgatgCCACTGCTCCATGGACACACGGATACGGTGACAGATTTGAAGTTCTCGCCATTTCACGATGGCCTCTTGGCCACAGCATCGCAGGATTGCCTG GTAAAGATCTGGCACATACCGGAGAAGGGCTTGGAGCAGTCGCTCTCCGATCCCGAGGCTGTCTTCTCACACAAGCAGCGACGCGTTGAGACTGTCGGCTTCCATCCCACGGCCGATGGTTTGATGTACTCCACAGCAGCGGGTTGTGTGGCTCTCTTCGACATTGCGACCCAAAAGGAGATTTTCT CCAACAATGAGCATCCGGAGGTCATCCAGTCGGCCAGTTGGCGCGAGGATGGCACCGTTTTGGCCACCAGCTGCAAGGACAAGTGCGTGCGTATCTTTGATCCACGCGCCGAAGGCTCGCCGATACAAATGCTCGCCGAATCGCATCAGAGCATCAAGGATTCGCGTGTCGTTTGGCTGGGCAATCAGTCGCGCATTCTCACCACCGGCTTCGATGCGGCACGTTTGCGTCAGGTGATCATACGCGATATACGCAACTTTAATACGCCCGAGAAGACATTGGAGTTGGATTGCTCGACGGGCATTTTGATGCCACTCTTTGATCCCGATACGAATATGCTGTTCTTGGCCGGCAAGGGAGATACGACCATAAACTATTTGGAGATTACGGACAAGGATCCGTATTTGATTGAGGGATTGCGGCACACGGGCGAGCAAACAAAGGGCGCCTGTTTGGTGCCCAAGCGTGCGCTCAAAGTGATGGAGGCCGAGGTGAATCGTGTGCTCCAACTCACCTCCAACATGGTCATTCCCATTATGTATCAGGTGCCGCGCAAG ACCTATCGCGATTTCCATGCCGATCTTTATCCCGAGACAACGGGCTACAAGACGGAGTTGATTGCCAGCGAATGGTTGGTGGGCACCAATCAGCCAGTGCCCAAGATGAATTTGGATCCGGCGAAGCGCGAACATGGCGATGAACCTATTATC ATTCATCGCGGCAATCTGAGTGATTTCGTTAAGAATCTTGAGAACCAGCGAGCAAAGGGCAAGTGCCATGTTGTGATGTTGCGCAGCAAGTGCGATGAAAagaatggcaatggcaacaatggGAATGccaacggcaatggcaacaacggcaatggcaatgagagtcacaacaacagcgactcGTCGAACAACACGAAGAAGAACAACAGTCAGGAGTGCAGCCTCAGTCAGAGCGAATTGATACGCAAATTCGAGGCGAAATATAAGACAGACTCCGAGAAGGATATTGTCCATCAGGTGGATGAGAAGGAATCCCCCACCGAACACTCGACGGGCAGCAGCGAGGAGGCATCCTCGTCGGCAGGATTGGACACCAATTCGGCGAGTGGCAGCCACTCGCCACCGAAGCCAATGCCACGCACATCGCGCAACAACTCGCTGCCGGAGGCAACCACGCCACAAGGCAGCAGCGGTGGCGACTCCGCCGGCGAGGGCAACACACCGCGTCCAAGGCCACGCACAACGGCAGCCGCCGCTTACAAG CCTCGCCTTGGCCCCAAACCATTTTCGAGCAACACTGGCGATGTCTCCTTTGACAAAGTGTTCGCCGTGCCCGTGGCGCCTGGTTCGCATGAGAATATATCGAGCGTGGGGCAAGAGAACTGCAGTGAAACGCCCACCCAAGGCGCCAAACCCGATCTCATtgtggaaattgaaataaaga AAAATCACGAACGTGAACCAAATGTtgctggcaatggcaatggaaatggcaaCGGGAACGGTGTCCAAAAGTCATTGACTACTTCGGAGCGTCGCAAG TCCTCGGCTGACGATGACGAGTCATCAGATAAG atattcGAACAGAACTCTGAATCATCAGAGAACTCGACGGAGGGCGAGGATCGTACAGATGCCGATTTGCGACGCTTTTCGGCAGTGCGCAGCAGCATTGCAGAGCGACGTCGCGTCTACGAGAGTCGCTCCAAGAGTCAGGTGGACGAGAAGGCTCAATCGCCGGTGCCACT TCGCCGTGAGAGCTCGAAGGTGGAACCCCTAAAGcccagcggcaacagcaacgtcatTCCCTCGGCCGGCATTGACAGCAAGCGCATCTCGGTGCCCGAAGGCAAACTCCTGGAGGAGCATCGACGTGGCAATGGAGCAGCGGGACTGAAGAAGTCGGCAACGGAGGCGGCATTCAGTGCGGCGTCAACCAAACGCACATCGACCGTGTTTGGCAAGGTGTCCAAGTTCCGGCACTTGAAGGGCACGCCCGGCCACAAGTCGACACACATTGAGAACTTGCGCAATCTGAGCCGTCAAATACCCGGCGAATGCAATGGTTTCCATGCCAATCACGAGCGTGTCGCCGTTCCGCTCTCGGGACCTGGCGGCAAGATTGCCATCTTTGAGCTGAGTCGACCCGGCCGATTGCCGGACGGTGTCATTCCATCGCTGGTGAATGGCAGCAACATTATGGACTTTCAGTGGGATCCATTCGATGCCCAGCGTCTGGCGGTGGCCTGCGACGATGGCATTGTGAAATTGTGGCGCATCGATGAGGGCGGCCTGAGTGAGCCAACGAATGCGCCGCAAGGCGAATTGACTGCGCATCTGGACAAGATCTATTTCATACGCTTTCATCCACTCGCTGCCGATGTACTGCTAACGGCCAGCTATGACATGACCATCAAGCTGTGGAATTTGCGCACCATGCAGGAGATGTGCACCCTGACCGGCCACACGGATCAAATCTTTGACTTTGCCTGGAGTCCATGCGGCAAACTGGGCGCCAGCGTCTGCAAGGATGGCAAAATACGTGTCTACAATCCACGCAAATCTGAGACACCCATCCGTGAGGGCAACGGTCCGGTGGGCACGCGTGGAGCACGCATCACCTGGGCACTCGAGGGTCATTACATTGTGTGCACCGGCTTCGACAA GGTATCGGAGCGTCAGATTAGCGTGTATAATGCACAAAAGTTGACGGCGCCATTGAACACGGCCAGCTTGGATGTATCACCATCGATTCTCATACCGTATTACGATGAGGATAGCTCCACATTGTTTGTCACCGGCAAGGGCGATTCCACCATCTATTGCTATGAGATCACCGATGAGGAGCCATACATTTGTCCGCTGTCGCATCATCGCTGTTCGTCGTTGCATCAGGGCCTCAGTTTTCTCACCAAGAACCATTGCGATGTCGCCAGCGTGGAGTTCTCCAAGGCATACAGGCTAACAAACACGACCATCGAGCCGCTCAGCTTCACAGTGCCGCGCATTAAG AGTGAACTGTTCCAGGATGATTTGTTTCCACCCACTCGCATCACATGGAGCGCCACGCTCTCGGCGGATGATTGGTTTGGCTGCAACGACAAGGCCGCTGCCAAAGTCAGTCTCAAGCCGGAGGGCATGGATACGC TGTCATCCATACAACAAGTGCCAGCGGCAGTTAAGAAACCGGATCACTCCCAATTCGCCAGCAAATCCGACTATGAAAGCAATAAACAACAGGAG ATTCAAAAATCGGTTAGCGCGCGCATGGAGTACACAACCAAATTGGAGCAGGACGAAATGGAGGGCGTCGATGAGAACGAGTGGCAGGAGTAG
- the LOC133847103 gene encoding coronin-7 isoform X2 produces MAWRFKASKYKNAAPIVPKAEACVREICVGSYQTYGNNIAASAAFMAFNWEHSGASVAVLPLDDCGRKSKTMPLLHGHTDTVTDLKFSPFHDGLLATASQDCLVKIWHIPEKGLEQSLSDPEAVFSHKQRRVETVGFHPTADGLMYSTAAGCVALFDIATQKEIFSNNEHPEVIQSASWREDGTVLATSCKDKCVRIFDPRAEGSPIQMLAESHQSIKDSRVVWLGNQSRILTTGFDAARLRQVIIRDIRNFNTPEKTLELDCSTGILMPLFDPDTNMLFLAGKGDTTINYLEITDKDPYLIEGLRHTGEQTKGACLVPKRALKVMEAEVNRVLQLTSNMVIPIMYQVPRKTYRDFHADLYPETTGYKTELIASEWLVGTNQPVPKMNLDPAKREHGDEPIIIHRGNLSDFVKNLENQRAKGKCHVVMLRSKCDEKNGNGNNGNANGNGNNGNGNESHNNSDSSNNTKKNNSQECSLSQSELIRKFEAKYKTDSEKDIVHQVDEKESPTEHSTGSSEEASSSAGLDTNSASGSHSPPKPMPRTSRNNSLPEATTPQGSSGGDSAGEGNTPRPRPRTTAAAAYKPRLGPKPFSSNTGDVSFDKVFAVPVAPGSHENISSVGQENCSETPTQGAKPDLIVEIEIKKNHEREPNVAGNGNGNGNGNGVQKSLTTSERRKIFEQNSESSENSTEGEDRTDADLRRFSAVRSSIAERRRVYESRSKSQVDEKAQSPVPLRRESSKVEPLKPSGNSNVIPSAGIDSKRISVPEGKLLEEHRRGNGAAGLKKSATEAAFSAASTKRTSTVFGKVSKFRHLKGTPGHKSTHIENLRNLSRQIPGECNGFHANHERVAVPLSGPGGKIAIFELSRPGRLPDGVIPSLVNGSNIMDFQWDPFDAQRLAVACDDGIVKLWRIDEGGLSEPTNAPQGELTAHLDKIYFIRFHPLAADVLLTASYDMTIKLWNLRTMQEMCTLTGHTDQIFDFAWSPCGKLGASVCKDGKIRVYNPRKSETPIREGNGPVGTRGARITWALEGHYIVCTGFDKVSERQISVYNAQKLTAPLNTASLDVSPSILIPYYDEDSSTLFVTGKGDSTIYCYEITDEEPYICPLSHHRCSSLHQGLSFLTKNHCDVASVEFSKAYRLTNTTIEPLSFTVPRIKSELFQDDLFPPTRITWSATLSADDWFGCNDKAAAKVSLKPEGMDTLSSIQQVPAAVKKPDHSQFASKSDYESNKQQEIQKSVSARMEYTTKLEQDEMEGVDENEWQE; encoded by the exons atGGCGTGGCGCTTCAAGGCTTCGAAGTACAAAAATGCCGCGCCCATTGTGCCAAAGGCGGAGGCGTGTGTTCGCGAGATTTGCGTGGGCAGCTATCAGACGTATGGCAACAATATCGCCGCCTCGGCCGCCTTCATGGCCTTCAATTGGGAGCATAGCGGCGCCAGTGTTGCCGTGCTGCCGCTCGACGATTGCggacgcaaaagcaaaacgatgCCACTGCTCCATGGACACACGGATACGGTGACAGATTTGAAGTTCTCGCCATTTCACGATGGCCTCTTGGCCACAGCATCGCAGGATTGCCTG GTAAAGATCTGGCACATACCGGAGAAGGGCTTGGAGCAGTCGCTCTCCGATCCCGAGGCTGTCTTCTCACACAAGCAGCGACGCGTTGAGACTGTCGGCTTCCATCCCACGGCCGATGGTTTGATGTACTCCACAGCAGCGGGTTGTGTGGCTCTCTTCGACATTGCGACCCAAAAGGAGATTTTCT CCAACAATGAGCATCCGGAGGTCATCCAGTCGGCCAGTTGGCGCGAGGATGGCACCGTTTTGGCCACCAGCTGCAAGGACAAGTGCGTGCGTATCTTTGATCCACGCGCCGAAGGCTCGCCGATACAAATGCTCGCCGAATCGCATCAGAGCATCAAGGATTCGCGTGTCGTTTGGCTGGGCAATCAGTCGCGCATTCTCACCACCGGCTTCGATGCGGCACGTTTGCGTCAGGTGATCATACGCGATATACGCAACTTTAATACGCCCGAGAAGACATTGGAGTTGGATTGCTCGACGGGCATTTTGATGCCACTCTTTGATCCCGATACGAATATGCTGTTCTTGGCCGGCAAGGGAGATACGACCATAAACTATTTGGAGATTACGGACAAGGATCCGTATTTGATTGAGGGATTGCGGCACACGGGCGAGCAAACAAAGGGCGCCTGTTTGGTGCCCAAGCGTGCGCTCAAAGTGATGGAGGCCGAGGTGAATCGTGTGCTCCAACTCACCTCCAACATGGTCATTCCCATTATGTATCAGGTGCCGCGCAAG ACCTATCGCGATTTCCATGCCGATCTTTATCCCGAGACAACGGGCTACAAGACGGAGTTGATTGCCAGCGAATGGTTGGTGGGCACCAATCAGCCAGTGCCCAAGATGAATTTGGATCCGGCGAAGCGCGAACATGGCGATGAACCTATTATC ATTCATCGCGGCAATCTGAGTGATTTCGTTAAGAATCTTGAGAACCAGCGAGCAAAGGGCAAGTGCCATGTTGTGATGTTGCGCAGCAAGTGCGATGAAAagaatggcaatggcaacaatggGAATGccaacggcaatggcaacaacggcaatggcaatgagagtcacaacaacagcgactcGTCGAACAACACGAAGAAGAACAACAGTCAGGAGTGCAGCCTCAGTCAGAGCGAATTGATACGCAAATTCGAGGCGAAATATAAGACAGACTCCGAGAAGGATATTGTCCATCAGGTGGATGAGAAGGAATCCCCCACCGAACACTCGACGGGCAGCAGCGAGGAGGCATCCTCGTCGGCAGGATTGGACACCAATTCGGCGAGTGGCAGCCACTCGCCACCGAAGCCAATGCCACGCACATCGCGCAACAACTCGCTGCCGGAGGCAACCACGCCACAAGGCAGCAGCGGTGGCGACTCCGCCGGCGAGGGCAACACACCGCGTCCAAGGCCACGCACAACGGCAGCCGCCGCTTACAAG CCTCGCCTTGGCCCCAAACCATTTTCGAGCAACACTGGCGATGTCTCCTTTGACAAAGTGTTCGCCGTGCCCGTGGCGCCTGGTTCGCATGAGAATATATCGAGCGTGGGGCAAGAGAACTGCAGTGAAACGCCCACCCAAGGCGCCAAACCCGATCTCATtgtggaaattgaaataaaga AAAATCACGAACGTGAACCAAATGTtgctggcaatggcaatggaaatggcaaCGGGAACGGTGTCCAAAAGTCATTGACTACTTCGGAGCGTCGCAAG atattcGAACAGAACTCTGAATCATCAGAGAACTCGACGGAGGGCGAGGATCGTACAGATGCCGATTTGCGACGCTTTTCGGCAGTGCGCAGCAGCATTGCAGAGCGACGTCGCGTCTACGAGAGTCGCTCCAAGAGTCAGGTGGACGAGAAGGCTCAATCGCCGGTGCCACT TCGCCGTGAGAGCTCGAAGGTGGAACCCCTAAAGcccagcggcaacagcaacgtcatTCCCTCGGCCGGCATTGACAGCAAGCGCATCTCGGTGCCCGAAGGCAAACTCCTGGAGGAGCATCGACGTGGCAATGGAGCAGCGGGACTGAAGAAGTCGGCAACGGAGGCGGCATTCAGTGCGGCGTCAACCAAACGCACATCGACCGTGTTTGGCAAGGTGTCCAAGTTCCGGCACTTGAAGGGCACGCCCGGCCACAAGTCGACACACATTGAGAACTTGCGCAATCTGAGCCGTCAAATACCCGGCGAATGCAATGGTTTCCATGCCAATCACGAGCGTGTCGCCGTTCCGCTCTCGGGACCTGGCGGCAAGATTGCCATCTTTGAGCTGAGTCGACCCGGCCGATTGCCGGACGGTGTCATTCCATCGCTGGTGAATGGCAGCAACATTATGGACTTTCAGTGGGATCCATTCGATGCCCAGCGTCTGGCGGTGGCCTGCGACGATGGCATTGTGAAATTGTGGCGCATCGATGAGGGCGGCCTGAGTGAGCCAACGAATGCGCCGCAAGGCGAATTGACTGCGCATCTGGACAAGATCTATTTCATACGCTTTCATCCACTCGCTGCCGATGTACTGCTAACGGCCAGCTATGACATGACCATCAAGCTGTGGAATTTGCGCACCATGCAGGAGATGTGCACCCTGACCGGCCACACGGATCAAATCTTTGACTTTGCCTGGAGTCCATGCGGCAAACTGGGCGCCAGCGTCTGCAAGGATGGCAAAATACGTGTCTACAATCCACGCAAATCTGAGACACCCATCCGTGAGGGCAACGGTCCGGTGGGCACGCGTGGAGCACGCATCACCTGGGCACTCGAGGGTCATTACATTGTGTGCACCGGCTTCGACAA GGTATCGGAGCGTCAGATTAGCGTGTATAATGCACAAAAGTTGACGGCGCCATTGAACACGGCCAGCTTGGATGTATCACCATCGATTCTCATACCGTATTACGATGAGGATAGCTCCACATTGTTTGTCACCGGCAAGGGCGATTCCACCATCTATTGCTATGAGATCACCGATGAGGAGCCATACATTTGTCCGCTGTCGCATCATCGCTGTTCGTCGTTGCATCAGGGCCTCAGTTTTCTCACCAAGAACCATTGCGATGTCGCCAGCGTGGAGTTCTCCAAGGCATACAGGCTAACAAACACGACCATCGAGCCGCTCAGCTTCACAGTGCCGCGCATTAAG AGTGAACTGTTCCAGGATGATTTGTTTCCACCCACTCGCATCACATGGAGCGCCACGCTCTCGGCGGATGATTGGTTTGGCTGCAACGACAAGGCCGCTGCCAAAGTCAGTCTCAAGCCGGAGGGCATGGATACGC TGTCATCCATACAACAAGTGCCAGCGGCAGTTAAGAAACCGGATCACTCCCAATTCGCCAGCAAATCCGACTATGAAAGCAATAAACAACAGGAG ATTCAAAAATCGGTTAGCGCGCGCATGGAGTACACAACCAAATTGGAGCAGGACGAAATGGAGGGCGTCGATGAGAACGAGTGGCAGGAGTAG
- the LOC133847103 gene encoding coronin-7 isoform X3, with amino-acid sequence MAWRFKASKYKNAAPIVPKAEACVREICVGSYQTYGNNIAASAAFMAFNWEHSGASVAVLPLDDCGRKSKTMPLLHGHTDTVTDLKFSPFHDGLLATASQDCLVKIWHIPEKGLEQSLSDPEAVFSHKQRRVETVGFHPTADGLMYSTAAGCVALFDIATQKEIFSNNEHPEVIQSASWREDGTVLATSCKDKCVRIFDPRAEGSPIQMLAESHQSIKDSRVVWLGNQSRILTTGFDAARLRQVIIRDIRNFNTPEKTLELDCSTGILMPLFDPDTNMLFLAGKGDTTINYLEITDKDPYLIEGLRHTGEQTKGACLVPKRALKVMEAEVNRVLQLTSNMVIPIMYQVPRKTYRDFHADLYPETTGYKTELIASEWLVGTNQPVPKMNLDPAKREHGDEPIIPRLGPKPFSSNTGDVSFDKVFAVPVAPGSHENISSVGQENCSETPTQGAKPDLIVEIEIKKNHEREPNVAGNGNGNGNGNGVQKSLTTSERRKSSADDDESSDKIFEQNSESSENSTEGEDRTDADLRRFSAVRSSIAERRRVYESRSKSQVDEKAQSPVPLRRESSKVEPLKPSGNSNVIPSAGIDSKRISVPEGKLLEEHRRGNGAAGLKKSATEAAFSAASTKRTSTVFGKVSKFRHLKGTPGHKSTHIENLRNLSRQIPGECNGFHANHERVAVPLSGPGGKIAIFELSRPGRLPDGVIPSLVNGSNIMDFQWDPFDAQRLAVACDDGIVKLWRIDEGGLSEPTNAPQGELTAHLDKIYFIRFHPLAADVLLTASYDMTIKLWNLRTMQEMCTLTGHTDQIFDFAWSPCGKLGASVCKDGKIRVYNPRKSETPIREGNGPVGTRGARITWALEGHYIVCTGFDKVSERQISVYNAQKLTAPLNTASLDVSPSILIPYYDEDSSTLFVTGKGDSTIYCYEITDEEPYICPLSHHRCSSLHQGLSFLTKNHCDVASVEFSKAYRLTNTTIEPLSFTVPRIKSELFQDDLFPPTRITWSATLSADDWFGCNDKAAAKVSLKPEGMDTLSSIQQVPAAVKKPDHSQFASKSDYESNKQQEIQKSVSARMEYTTKLEQDEMEGVDENEWQE; translated from the exons atGGCGTGGCGCTTCAAGGCTTCGAAGTACAAAAATGCCGCGCCCATTGTGCCAAAGGCGGAGGCGTGTGTTCGCGAGATTTGCGTGGGCAGCTATCAGACGTATGGCAACAATATCGCCGCCTCGGCCGCCTTCATGGCCTTCAATTGGGAGCATAGCGGCGCCAGTGTTGCCGTGCTGCCGCTCGACGATTGCggacgcaaaagcaaaacgatgCCACTGCTCCATGGACACACGGATACGGTGACAGATTTGAAGTTCTCGCCATTTCACGATGGCCTCTTGGCCACAGCATCGCAGGATTGCCTG GTAAAGATCTGGCACATACCGGAGAAGGGCTTGGAGCAGTCGCTCTCCGATCCCGAGGCTGTCTTCTCACACAAGCAGCGACGCGTTGAGACTGTCGGCTTCCATCCCACGGCCGATGGTTTGATGTACTCCACAGCAGCGGGTTGTGTGGCTCTCTTCGACATTGCGACCCAAAAGGAGATTTTCT CCAACAATGAGCATCCGGAGGTCATCCAGTCGGCCAGTTGGCGCGAGGATGGCACCGTTTTGGCCACCAGCTGCAAGGACAAGTGCGTGCGTATCTTTGATCCACGCGCCGAAGGCTCGCCGATACAAATGCTCGCCGAATCGCATCAGAGCATCAAGGATTCGCGTGTCGTTTGGCTGGGCAATCAGTCGCGCATTCTCACCACCGGCTTCGATGCGGCACGTTTGCGTCAGGTGATCATACGCGATATACGCAACTTTAATACGCCCGAGAAGACATTGGAGTTGGATTGCTCGACGGGCATTTTGATGCCACTCTTTGATCCCGATACGAATATGCTGTTCTTGGCCGGCAAGGGAGATACGACCATAAACTATTTGGAGATTACGGACAAGGATCCGTATTTGATTGAGGGATTGCGGCACACGGGCGAGCAAACAAAGGGCGCCTGTTTGGTGCCCAAGCGTGCGCTCAAAGTGATGGAGGCCGAGGTGAATCGTGTGCTCCAACTCACCTCCAACATGGTCATTCCCATTATGTATCAGGTGCCGCGCAAG ACCTATCGCGATTTCCATGCCGATCTTTATCCCGAGACAACGGGCTACAAGACGGAGTTGATTGCCAGCGAATGGTTGGTGGGCACCAATCAGCCAGTGCCCAAGATGAATTTGGATCCGGCGAAGCGCGAACATGGCGATGAACCTATTATC CCTCGCCTTGGCCCCAAACCATTTTCGAGCAACACTGGCGATGTCTCCTTTGACAAAGTGTTCGCCGTGCCCGTGGCGCCTGGTTCGCATGAGAATATATCGAGCGTGGGGCAAGAGAACTGCAGTGAAACGCCCACCCAAGGCGCCAAACCCGATCTCATtgtggaaattgaaataaaga AAAATCACGAACGTGAACCAAATGTtgctggcaatggcaatggaaatggcaaCGGGAACGGTGTCCAAAAGTCATTGACTACTTCGGAGCGTCGCAAG TCCTCGGCTGACGATGACGAGTCATCAGATAAG atattcGAACAGAACTCTGAATCATCAGAGAACTCGACGGAGGGCGAGGATCGTACAGATGCCGATTTGCGACGCTTTTCGGCAGTGCGCAGCAGCATTGCAGAGCGACGTCGCGTCTACGAGAGTCGCTCCAAGAGTCAGGTGGACGAGAAGGCTCAATCGCCGGTGCCACT TCGCCGTGAGAGCTCGAAGGTGGAACCCCTAAAGcccagcggcaacagcaacgtcatTCCCTCGGCCGGCATTGACAGCAAGCGCATCTCGGTGCCCGAAGGCAAACTCCTGGAGGAGCATCGACGTGGCAATGGAGCAGCGGGACTGAAGAAGTCGGCAACGGAGGCGGCATTCAGTGCGGCGTCAACCAAACGCACATCGACCGTGTTTGGCAAGGTGTCCAAGTTCCGGCACTTGAAGGGCACGCCCGGCCACAAGTCGACACACATTGAGAACTTGCGCAATCTGAGCCGTCAAATACCCGGCGAATGCAATGGTTTCCATGCCAATCACGAGCGTGTCGCCGTTCCGCTCTCGGGACCTGGCGGCAAGATTGCCATCTTTGAGCTGAGTCGACCCGGCCGATTGCCGGACGGTGTCATTCCATCGCTGGTGAATGGCAGCAACATTATGGACTTTCAGTGGGATCCATTCGATGCCCAGCGTCTGGCGGTGGCCTGCGACGATGGCATTGTGAAATTGTGGCGCATCGATGAGGGCGGCCTGAGTGAGCCAACGAATGCGCCGCAAGGCGAATTGACTGCGCATCTGGACAAGATCTATTTCATACGCTTTCATCCACTCGCTGCCGATGTACTGCTAACGGCCAGCTATGACATGACCATCAAGCTGTGGAATTTGCGCACCATGCAGGAGATGTGCACCCTGACCGGCCACACGGATCAAATCTTTGACTTTGCCTGGAGTCCATGCGGCAAACTGGGCGCCAGCGTCTGCAAGGATGGCAAAATACGTGTCTACAATCCACGCAAATCTGAGACACCCATCCGTGAGGGCAACGGTCCGGTGGGCACGCGTGGAGCACGCATCACCTGGGCACTCGAGGGTCATTACATTGTGTGCACCGGCTTCGACAA GGTATCGGAGCGTCAGATTAGCGTGTATAATGCACAAAAGTTGACGGCGCCATTGAACACGGCCAGCTTGGATGTATCACCATCGATTCTCATACCGTATTACGATGAGGATAGCTCCACATTGTTTGTCACCGGCAAGGGCGATTCCACCATCTATTGCTATGAGATCACCGATGAGGAGCCATACATTTGTCCGCTGTCGCATCATCGCTGTTCGTCGTTGCATCAGGGCCTCAGTTTTCTCACCAAGAACCATTGCGATGTCGCCAGCGTGGAGTTCTCCAAGGCATACAGGCTAACAAACACGACCATCGAGCCGCTCAGCTTCACAGTGCCGCGCATTAAG AGTGAACTGTTCCAGGATGATTTGTTTCCACCCACTCGCATCACATGGAGCGCCACGCTCTCGGCGGATGATTGGTTTGGCTGCAACGACAAGGCCGCTGCCAAAGTCAGTCTCAAGCCGGAGGGCATGGATACGC TGTCATCCATACAACAAGTGCCAGCGGCAGTTAAGAAACCGGATCACTCCCAATTCGCCAGCAAATCCGACTATGAAAGCAATAAACAACAGGAG ATTCAAAAATCGGTTAGCGCGCGCATGGAGTACACAACCAAATTGGAGCAGGACGAAATGGAGGGCGTCGATGAGAACGAGTGGCAGGAGTAG